Below is a window of Humulus lupulus chromosome 2, drHumLupu1.1, whole genome shotgun sequence DNA.
GCAAAGGGTGACTAACATAATTGACaggtactaatttttttttatgtataaggAAATATTATGTGATGCCTATATTCTTATGTGTCTGTACGTGTATATGAACTTTATATTTGGTTCTTAAGCGTCTTATGTGCTATTTTTTAATCTTTGATAACAAATATTGTATCAAGTTTTGGTTGTAGTATTCAAATGCTGTGATGTTATTCTTTTTTAGGATTTACCTTTTGATCTTTTTGAACCATACATATGTTTATACATATATTTGGTTGTCAATTATGATTATAACTGTATTAatgtgtatatatttttaattgaagAATCAATCATGGTTGGGTTCCCTTATCAACACTATAGTTGGAAATTTGAGACTCTCAATTTCAAATATTCATATCAGATACGAGGACAGTGAAAGGTGTGTAATAGCAagttaaattttatattttggaaTCTTTGCATTCTTATTTTCTGTTTGAATTTTAATTTCCTATTCTCTAGAAATCCTGGCCACCCATTTGCAGCAGGTGTGACCTTGGAGACACTCTTAGCTGTGACAGTTGATGACAATGGCAATGAGACTTTTATTACTGGTGGTTCACTAGACCGTATACAAAAGGTTCCTAATTTTGTTCCTTATAGGGTGTCGATTGATATGAATGCaatcaagtttaagttttattcTCTTTAAGAAGGTCTCATTTATATAATTTGAAATGCACAGTTGCGAGTTAGTGAGGAAACACACACTTGCAACTTTTTGACAAAACTACTAAATAAAAGTCTTCAACTGTAATTTTCATTTTCTTGTTATAAAAGATCTTTGTTTCTTTTTTAAGGGGAAGAAAATTTGGTTGAATGCTTGGCCAAGATGTGtattcatttatcacattttaaATTTAAAGTATGTTGCATTCCTGCATATATTTGAAGTTTCACCCACAATACATGGTACACCAAAGTTCTGACATGATAACAATTAGCAATTTGTTACATAGCCAGtaaattataatatgattatgacTAATTTAATCCTTATTACAGTCTTGTTtataataagattttttttataatttttacagTCTATTGAACTTGACCGATTTGCACTTTATTTGGATTCTGATATAATCCCATGGCATAGTGACAAGCCATGGGAGGATTTGCTTCCTTCTGAGTGGGTCCAGGTAGAACTAATATTTAGTTTATTCTTGCAGTTACATATGTTGAGGGCATGTTCAAACTATGAAACTTTGATCATTTATTTGCTTCAGGTTTTTAGATATGGCACTAAAGAAGGCAAACCTTCTGATAGAATTGTCAAACAACACACTTATATTCTGGAACCAATTACAGGAAATGAAAAGTATACAAAGTTAAGGGCAAATGAATTGGCTAAGAGTGATCAACCTTTGCAGAATGCAACAGTGAATTTGGATGATGTCATTCTCTGTTTATCAAAGGTTCAATTTCATAATTCAACTGTGATTGGATACTTGGAGGCATGTTTTGATTGGCCTAGAAAATTTTTAGTATCTTGTTGTTGCAGGATGGATACAAGGATATGTTAAAACTAGCTGATCACTTTTCTGCCATTAATCAACGCTTAAAATATGCGCATTTTTGTCCACATGTTTCCATGAAATCTGATCCTCGTTCTTGGTGGAAGTATGCTTATAGAGCAGTATCTAACCAAGTGAAGAAGGGAAGGTAACTTCTTTAATATATTTCCAATATTTTGGTTGGATTTAGCTCTCCCATTCAATAGTTGCTTCATTGCATGATGGTTATTTTCTTACAAAATAAAGATTTTAGATATAATTTTCTGAGGGTTATCACTATATAAACTTGTGAGTAAAATATGGCAAAATTTTTacttgttatgtttttatttctgTTTAAACTATTATGCTTTGTAAGTGTTGATTTGaaatagatttaataaataaatgataacaTACTCCAGCTTACTTGTTGTGAATGTTTTTTACTCACTCTTGTATTTGCTTGCTAATGGAATTAGATTCATAGTGGGATTAGATGACTTGACTTTTGTTTGTGATAAGAGTAATATATTAAGAACCTCAGTTTCTCATGCCAGTGCGTCAACTAAATGTCTAAACGTAAAAGATAATAAGCTATTTGTATTTTCATTCATATGATATTTATACACTCCAATTTTGCTATGATTATTTCATTCATCTATTTATGGTAAGAGTCTCTACCCTTACTTCATTCATCTATTAATGTAATATTTTAGCTGAGTAATATTTTGACCTTGCAAATCCAAGAAGTATATGGTCTATAAAGAAATTGACAAGGTTTTATTCTAACAAAGTAACAATTGCCATTGAGGGTTAGCCAACATTCATGGCATAACATTaattttaactcttattattaatatcttaaaaatgataagaagtaatttcatgaattttatggttcttttgtatcatttaattttaattttgtattaatctttttggtattgattatattctttaggttgtggatcgaattggcaaggagcattgcaaagttaatttgcaagaggtacggaattatgttcttttaactcttattattaatatcttaaaaatgttagaggagtttgaatatcttaaatatttatccatagagaagtagtttctgagattaaaattgtgtgctgcggtgataacggaaggttgaaaacttatgtgtattagagaagtaggttctggaaaatttgtttgtgtgctgcggtgatataaggaagaaaacttattgtgtgttgtttgaattttttgacttggtattgatagatggttaggtaagcttttatatgtatagattatatttttcattatatgtatagattagatttttcatttagtcatattgttttcattatttccatatgtatagattagatttttcagccataaatattgatgaaaaataactcaaataacaatTATATGTATAATCAAAGATAAAAACAAGTTATACTAATATATAACCAGCCAAAATTATTCCTTAGTGTAAAACCAAGTGGGATGCTactataaatttttaaattatatttgaaGAGAATCAAGGCTTAAATGCCACTGTAGACTTAATTGCCACAAATAAATAAGCaactaataatatataaatatatgtttcatGATGTTAGTTCATTATTTATGAAAATATTTCTATCAAGATAGGATATACATAAAGGAAATGACAAGAGACTACATGGCCAAGGAAATGTTAAGAATCCAGCatgtataattattaattagagcATATTAAATATGGTGAAACAGAAGCATGTATAATTGGAAAATATTAAATTTGGTGAAAATAAGTGTTTAATGAAGGCACTAGACTAGCATAATCAAACCTTCTCTTGATTTCCAATTGTAGAATAAGGGAATCATTAAAGTATGAAAAATTAATGAATCATAACTACTATATGCGAAAAAATGGATACCTAATGTTACAGATGCAAACAGAACAAGTTCTAGCAATAGTTCTACATGATATGCAATTGGAACAATATCAAAGAACCATGAATAGTATTAAAGAAATACAAAAGCCATCCAAAATATTAACGTGCTTACTTAAATAATGTTTATCTTTGATAGTCATGGTTAGTGTTTTTTAATGATCTTGGTTCAACTCTTCATAACATAGTACATAGCGAGATCATTTTTCAAATTTGCTAAATTATAACTGAACTAGAATGAAATATTATTCATCCAACAACAAACCAATcagttaaataaattaagagcAAGATCAaactaaattatataaaaatgcCAAAACTTACATTTTGCTTTTATCTATGACCATAATTAGAGCTTTTGGAGGTGGAATGTGATAATCTTAACTTTATTGACACAAAGATATAATGTAAAAAACTTAGAGGGCCTTCTTCATGGCTACAAATGACAACTATATAACCACATTGAGTGAAAAGTTAGGTTTAAGCACCTTACTTAAACTAAAGGTCCTTTTGACTCTTACTAGTACCAATGACCCATTTCTCTAAACTTcactttatcccaaaataaaaaaatctaataacCATAAGCTTTATAAATCTTTTTAAAAACAGAAAGGAAACACAAGCCTAATTTTCATAAAATATTAATGGTTTTATAAAACACCATAAGAAAATAGTATTCCTCCCTAACATAGTAGCGTTGTGTAAACCATCATTTCCCATTttgttattatcttttattttcacACTCAACTCCTTGTACCATTAGTTTCTAGTTTCTAGTTTCAATGTTCAAAGAATATACTACACTGTGAACACTTAGAACAAAGTAATAGTCATTCCACGTGATTATTCTATTCAACAGAAACGAAACAGCCAAACACAAGTTCAACAAAAATTAAGCCATACACACACAACTTTGAGTTAAAAAATCAATCAATCAAATTTAACTGAAGAAAATGATCTTTCTAAGCTTCTAAATGGTTACAAATGAAAAAAAACCATACAATTTCTCATTTCTTGTATCTTAATTCTTAAACAATACAGAAAgggatacacatatatatatacacaccctCTTCCTTATGAAAAATCAACAAATATAAAGGAAGAATCGAATAAACTCAATATGAAACACATCGTGACCACATGAAGGAACTACTGCCTTTAGAACTACCATATGTGATTATTACATTATGCATGTGCATCAAAACCCGTATCAGGAGGCATCACAATCAATAGAAAATCTAACCAGACCAAATATCATGCTCATCAAAGGGAAAATATAAAAGATGCTGAAATGGAAATCAAGTCAGTGCTTACCCAGcaaaaacagaagaaaaaaaaagcagTTATTATACCTCTATTCAACTGGTGAAAGCTCTCTGTTACAACTTCAATTTGCAGCTAGTTGTATGGGAATCCTGGGGAACAATTCAGATTGAGCCAAATAAGAAAatcattaaattacaaaaaatagaaagccataatttaaaagaaaaccaagaaatgaaatgcttttatttattcaagagagTAATTAGCTCGTAGAGGGAAAACTGCCAAGACTAGAGGGAAAAAAAACTAGTAAGAATGAAATTTTTACCACCCAAATGCAAATCCTCCCCGCCATCACCAGGAACAACAAACCTATGATGCCCTGATGAAGAGGCagcctgtaatgacccactaatctagactattggaccattatcgaactatacatacaaatttcttactaaaacatacatttgcgaaaataccataatttattataaacttgtagaaacaaaggttactttcataaaaataagtaggatatgggtacccattgtctttaaaacaaaaataacttaaaatgaaaagagttacatagaaaatgcggaaaatacatgtaaaaccataaaaaagtaaaatgagactacatcctcgaatcgaataacgctcggccccttgactccattcatcatcgatacacatcctctaagcgtcacgaatcttaccgcctctaaagctattttcctgcacataaaacaaaaaggaatgagcctaatgcccagcaaggaaaatctaacacatagtcataaacataaatttcataataaacgtaaagacatatcataatacttaatacatacacttattataatggccattattacttggggtcccatagactaaacaagcttatgcccatgagattagtggggtcctactagctaagtaggcatatgcccagaatctttttggggtcttgttagtcaaatagggcataaacccaagcctacaaacatacatattcataaacacatttaataacataaaacataagataacataagcatataacatattgattctagcctattttccttaccaaagttaccgggatatgtggactgagttgggactttttggaacactcctaataaccattaaaaagagtgagtctaaagaagaaaagagatgaaatgaaagggatggaaagactaaaccattgaaagttacactaaccaaaacttatgtgctcaagagcttagatttcctaaccaaaataaaatggggttaggagactgaggagaagattaagagaagggaaaataacttaaaacaaatgaactagagttttggttacctcaaagacttgtaagatcaaattacaccacaaccgaaatactatagaacctcacttcccaaagtgtttgataagcttatgatgtttaagcttatgattttcccaaaccaggtgtttactgtaatgacccactaatctagactcttggaccattatcgaactatacatacaaattcttactaaaacatacatttgcgaaaataccataatttattataaacttgtagaaacaaaggttactttcataaaaataagtaggatatgggtacccattgtctttaaaacaaaaatagcttaaagtaaaaagagttacatagaaaatgcggaaaatacatctaaaaccataaaaaacataaacaagactacatcctcgaatcgaataacactcggctccttgactccattcaccatcgatacacatcctctaagcgtcacgaatctttccacctctaaagcttatttcctgcacataaacagaaaggaatgagcctaatgcccagcaaggaaaaatctaacacttaatcatatacataatttcataagaaacataaagacttaacataatacatataacatacacttattataatggccattattacttggggtcccatagactaaacaagtcatatgcccatgggattaatggggtcctactagctaagtaggtcatatgcccataacccatttggggtcttgttagtcatatgggtcatatgcccaagcctacaaacatacacatatgcatatcataacacatttgataacataaaacataagataacataaacatataacatattgatcctagcctattttccttaccaaagttaccgggatataatggactgagttgggactttttggaatacttctaaaaccataagaaagagtgagtctaaagaaaggagatgaaatgaaagagatggaaagactaaaccatttgaatggagtaaacagccttgactaagccctcaacgtattcaaagctgctgactgaccctataacattcaaactgtactccttattaaatttaatcctcaaaaatacttaatccttaattaccattcataacatgtgcttaaaatcctattggttgatatctaaaccttatagtataataaatataatccttaatatcagtcacattaatcaaaccttaggttaaacttaatatccttaaactatagattaaacttagaaaatctataagtactactatgagtgtccaaataattcccggtctgcaccaaaaatccacagtaacaaagataatgctataaatactatcatactattatctatcttagctaagtaaagttcttggactctacaattctcccctactaaaaagaatttcgtcctcgaaatttacttatcaaataactccggataccggccttgcatgtcctcctccaactcccacgttgcctcgcgttcagaactattgctccataggactttgactataggaaggctcttggaccgtaactacttcatccctctatctaggatgctaatcagtcgttccttgtaactcaagtccttctggagcgctatcgtattgtacttgaggacgtgagatgggtctgacacatacttgcataacatcgagatgtggaagacgttgtgactatcggctagtgctggcggtagggctagtctatacgcaactgttcccactttgtccaatatctaaaaggacctatgaatcggggactaagcttgcctttcttcccgaaccgcttgacacctttcataggagatatcttcaagaagacttgatctccaacttggaactccacatcacgtcgcttggtatccgcatagttcttctgacggctttgagcagcaagcatacgctgtctaataagcgttactgcttcttgagcttgcctaacagcttcgggccctagaagctgcctttctcctacctcgtcccagtgcaacggtgatcggcaccttcttccatatagcaactcataaggtgccatctcgatcgtcgactggtagctgttgttgtacgagaactcgatcagtggtaagtacttgttccacgatcctccgaaatcaagtacacatgagcgtagcatatcctctaaaatatgaatcgtacgctcggactgcccatctgtctgaggatggaaagttgtactaaggcttaatttagtacccatagcttgctgtaagcttctccaaaatcttgacgtaaatactgatcctctatctgacactatcgtcttggggattccatgcaatagtacaatctcttggatgtagatgtctgcatattggtctgccgtctatgaagtcttaacaggcaggaaatgagccgacttggtcagtctatctatgactatccaagcagaatcatgctgcttattcgtctttggcagacccgtcacgaagtccatggctatatcgtcccacttccattccggtatgctaagcggtagcaataatcctgcaggccgctgatgctccgcctttacttgctggcatacaagacacttagatacatactctgctatctccttcttcatccctagccaccaatagactgccttaatgtcatgagtcatcttggtagaccctggatgaaccgagtatggggtgctgtgcgcttcttctaggatcgtcttcttaatactctgatcgtctggcacgcatacctgatccttatatctcaataaaccttgactggatattgagaaatctatagtcttgccttctctgactgcatccgtgTGTGCTGCTAGcgagtcatcatgtctctgaccattccatatgtcttctagcagatttgattggatagacaagttagccagcttgcctacaaccacttcgattccggcactgatcagctcccgctgtagcggcttttctattctggataagACTGCTATAGCTTTTCCGGctgagtgcatcggcaactacatttgcctttcccgggtggtataggatttcgcagtcgtaatcctttactaactccaaccaccggcgctgcctcatgttaagctccttctgtgtaaagaagtattttaaactcttgtggtccgtgtaaatctcgcaccgttctccgtaaagataatggcgccagatttttttaacgcaaagaccaccgctgccaactccatatcatgagttggatagcgttgttcatactcctttaactgacgtgaggcgtaggctatcaccttgtcattttgcatcagtacgcatcccaatcctaact
It encodes the following:
- the LOC133815543 gene encoding uncharacterized protein LOC133815543, whose amino-acid sequence is MAMRLLLLSIELDRFALYLDSDIIPWHSDKPWEDLLPSEWVQVFRYGTKEGKPSDRIVKQHTYILEPITGNEKYTKLRANELAKSDQPLQNATVNLDDVILCLSKDGYKDMLKLADHFSAINQRLKYAHFCPHVSMKSDPRSWWKYAYRAVSNQVKKGRFIVGLDDLTFVCDKSNILRTSVSHASASTKCLNVKDNKLFVFSFI